A window of the Citrus sinensis cultivar Valencia sweet orange chromosome 9, DVS_A1.0, whole genome shotgun sequence genome harbors these coding sequences:
- the LOC127899819 gene encoding agamous-like MADS-box protein AGL61 translates to MVAKKTRGRQNIEMKKIENEDDRMMTFSKRRPGIYKKACELVTLTGAEIGIVLFSLSGKPFTFGHPSLEAVANRFLGSNQQHPNDNTHPLVEVHLRVRINELNQQHNELLRQLDKEKAREKILTQPRKGKETQPPRRETPVDELNHQELLQMDAAVDDLHKTFLAKLKEKTVAASS, encoded by the coding sequence ATGGTAGCCAAGAAAACCAGAGGGagacaaaatattgaaatgaaaaagatagagAATGAGGATGATAGAATGATGACATTCTCAAAACGTAGACCAGGTATATACAAGAAGGCCTGTGAGCTTGTTACTCTTACTGGAGCTGAGATAGGAATTGTGTTGTTCTCACTGTCTGGGAAGCCTTTCACATTTGGACATCCCTCCCTGGAAGCTGTTGCTAACCGCTTTCTGGGGTCGAACCAGCAGCATCCGAACGATAACACTCATCCGCTGGTCGAAGTTCACCTCCGGGTGAGAATTAATGAGCTGAATCAGCAGCATAATGAGCTGTTGCGCCAGCTGGATAAGGAAAAGGCGCGGGAGAAGATCTTGACGCAGCCTAGGAAAGGGAAAGAGACTCAGCCACCTAGGCGGGAAACCCCAGTTGATGAGCTCAACCATCAGGAGCTGCTTCAAATGGATGCAGCGGTTGATGATCTGCACAAAACTTTTCTCGCcaaactaaaagaaaagacTGTTGCCGCCTCTTCCTAG